Proteins encoded together in one Pelagicoccus enzymogenes window:
- a CDS encoding aldo/keto reductase — protein MLKTKLSNTDLEVSRLCLGTANLGLKQSETEAFALLDYFVEVGGDFIDTARVYSDWIPGEKGRCERILGDWLKTRPELKDRVVIATKGAHYEWSDKSKNRVSTSFVAADIDASLRSLGVETIPLWYLHRDNLDRPVEEIVDFMQPFVESGKVRFLGVANWTVYRLSQANEYASREGLHGFVANQPGFSVGTWGMSQENKDATLANLDRLGYEFHRESGLALVPYSSQAKGFFTKLLESDGAASLEENPYYSERNLKIGEVIRELSNQHRCNANAIVLAYLLQQPFPVFPIIGAYSPSLVEDSVKSLQIELSPSEVVALRCE, from the coding sequence ATGTTGAAAACGAAGCTCTCTAATACAGACCTAGAAGTGAGTCGCCTTTGCCTAGGCACCGCGAATTTGGGACTCAAGCAAAGTGAGACGGAGGCCTTCGCTCTGCTCGACTACTTCGTGGAGGTCGGAGGGGACTTCATAGATACGGCTCGTGTCTACTCGGATTGGATACCGGGAGAAAAAGGTCGCTGCGAGCGGATTCTAGGGGATTGGCTAAAAACGAGGCCTGAGCTGAAGGACAGAGTCGTGATCGCAACCAAAGGGGCTCATTACGAGTGGAGCGATAAGAGCAAAAACCGCGTTTCGACAAGCTTCGTAGCGGCTGACATTGATGCCAGTTTGCGTTCGTTGGGAGTGGAGACGATTCCACTCTGGTACCTGCATCGAGACAACTTGGACCGACCGGTTGAAGAAATCGTCGACTTCATGCAACCCTTTGTGGAATCGGGAAAGGTGCGTTTTCTTGGAGTGGCGAATTGGACTGTTTATCGGCTGTCACAAGCAAATGAATACGCTTCTCGGGAAGGTTTGCACGGTTTCGTCGCGAATCAGCCCGGCTTCAGTGTGGGGACCTGGGGGATGTCGCAGGAGAATAAGGATGCGACTTTAGCGAATCTCGATCGTCTAGGCTACGAGTTTCACCGAGAGAGCGGTTTGGCCTTGGTGCCGTACTCCTCGCAGGCAAAAGGCTTCTTTACGAAGTTGCTGGAAAGCGATGGTGCGGCGTCGCTCGAGGAGAATCCGTACTACTCTGAGCGGAACCTGAAAATAGGTGAGGTGATTAGAGAGCTGAGCAACCAGCATCGATGCAATGCGAATGCCATTGTATTGGCTTATCTGTTACAGCAGCCATTCCCTGTTTTTCCAATCATCGGTGCGTATTCGCCAAGTCTCGTCGAGGACAGTGTAAAGAGCTTGCAGATAGAGTTGTCACCTTCGGAGGTCGTGGCGTTGAGATGCGAGTGA
- a CDS encoding glycoside hydrolase family 27 protein has product MSQFHPIPPSGWNSFDSFGGYLHEEAAFAQLEAFAKTLVPHGYDTFVVDIGWYAEYEFKEGTNLPSPKQKHAADIRLDENGLPLPSKCYFPNGLQQLIDATHEKGLKFGIHMMRGVPRKAVELKLPVKGTKVTAADIANTSSTCSWCHYNYGIDMKKEGAQAYYDSVVKMLADWGVDFIKYDDITGYADEVDAVSIAIERSGRPITLSLSHGGEAVSESVASYRRADLVRITKDIWDDKESIRRSFNAWAYWSKFAEPGFWIDLDMIPFGDLQTMSPEPKNGDLPEGYNPELCGKGWQRKCGLSLAHRRTFMTQRALACSPLFVGSDLTTLSEEDIELLTHPRMLACNRNAICGKNIYMAGDAQVWKSENRTVRGAGWLGVFNRNPESGRSERIKLTHTGLGLSPRTRLHDIWNNVSLGTLRDAPELEIEADGCVFIEFEGGVD; this is encoded by the coding sequence ATGAGTCAATTTCATCCGATTCCTCCCTCTGGTTGGAACAGCTTTGATAGTTTTGGTGGCTACCTCCACGAGGAAGCCGCTTTCGCCCAGCTGGAAGCTTTTGCAAAAACGCTCGTGCCGCACGGTTACGATACCTTCGTGGTCGATATTGGCTGGTATGCGGAATACGAATTCAAGGAGGGTACGAACCTTCCGTCTCCCAAGCAGAAGCACGCCGCCGACATTCGTCTTGACGAGAATGGCCTGCCGCTGCCGTCGAAGTGCTATTTCCCGAACGGCCTGCAGCAGCTCATCGACGCGACTCACGAGAAGGGCTTGAAGTTCGGCATTCACATGATGCGCGGAGTGCCCCGCAAGGCGGTCGAACTGAAACTGCCGGTCAAGGGGACCAAGGTCACGGCCGCGGATATCGCCAACACCTCCTCTACATGTTCGTGGTGCCATTACAACTACGGCATCGACATGAAGAAGGAGGGCGCTCAGGCCTACTACGACTCCGTCGTTAAGATGCTGGCGGACTGGGGCGTGGACTTCATAAAGTACGACGATATCACGGGCTACGCGGACGAAGTGGACGCTGTATCGATCGCCATCGAGCGATCCGGGCGTCCTATCACTTTGAGCCTTTCCCATGGAGGGGAGGCCGTTTCCGAGTCGGTCGCATCCTACCGCAGAGCGGATCTAGTGCGTATCACCAAAGACATCTGGGACGACAAGGAGTCGATCCGCCGGTCCTTCAACGCTTGGGCGTACTGGAGCAAGTTTGCGGAACCCGGCTTCTGGATCGACTTGGACATGATTCCCTTCGGCGATTTGCAGACCATGAGCCCCGAGCCGAAGAACGGCGATTTGCCGGAAGGCTATAATCCAGAGCTTTGCGGCAAAGGCTGGCAGCGTAAATGCGGGCTGAGCTTGGCCCATCGCCGGACCTTCATGACGCAGCGCGCCTTGGCCTGTTCGCCTTTGTTCGTCGGCAGCGACCTGACGACGCTCTCCGAGGAAGACATTGAGCTGCTCACGCATCCTCGCATGCTGGCCTGTAACCGCAACGCGATCTGCGGCAAGAACATCTACATGGCGGGCGACGCCCAAGTTTGGAAATCCGAGAATCGCACCGTGCGCGGAGCGGGATGGCTCGGCGTATTCAATCGCAATCCAGAGTCAGGGCGCTCGGAGCGTATCAAGCTTACGCATACAGGCCTCGGCCTCTCCCCGCGTACTCGCTTGCACGATATTTGGAACAATGTTTCTTTGGGCACTCTGCGGGACGCTCCCGAGTTGGAAATCGAAGCGGACGGCTGCGTATTCATCGAATTTGAAGGTGGAGTAGATTAA
- a CDS encoding MFS transporter, whose protein sequence is MPDSSSNSPSLYSRATLPLFLAFSSLWTGLVLTEFVSNAVLPLTIGRFTEDAFIIGLLVAINPAFGFVANPIIGIIGDRIWTPVGRRAFFLIVGAPIVAFCLLLVPNTPEVIAWCAELFGSDAARALELSTSATYNLILLISLIVVYQLVQDILWGSDHPLLADLVPPDMRTRMVGSMNTFAQIAGFFFMRYALDGGPNFFGEKLPYYIAAAAQVIMVAAVAVYIGRLEKPPVKTNRPKLTIKRYFSDAFADKTLRRYLIMVLTGAFALNCVQGFSSMFAVKTLLMERADYGKAWSYFSLVSLASAFAIGWAVERFCPKPVALAIGYAVMTVGCIVGFFTDGPLTLSITAVVFAFGAVTFQVTYKAFYTEFLPRDIIGQLSGVLNICYALGRMSALVMGGAIISLLGNDYRYIWPISAVFAVISLFLVLGIPDPRYNERKKQAAAAATGS, encoded by the coding sequence GTGCCTGACAGTTCCAGCAACTCGCCTTCTCTCTACAGTCGCGCCACACTGCCGCTTTTCCTGGCGTTTTCTTCGCTCTGGACCGGCCTCGTGCTGACGGAGTTCGTATCGAACGCGGTCTTGCCGCTGACCATTGGCCGCTTCACCGAAGACGCCTTCATCATCGGCTTGCTGGTGGCTATCAACCCTGCTTTCGGCTTCGTGGCCAATCCCATCATCGGTATCATTGGCGACCGCATTTGGACCCCTGTCGGACGCCGCGCCTTCTTCCTCATCGTCGGGGCTCCTATCGTGGCATTCTGCCTTCTCTTGGTACCCAATACGCCAGAAGTCATCGCTTGGTGCGCCGAGCTTTTCGGCTCAGACGCGGCCCGAGCCTTGGAGCTTTCGACCAGCGCCACCTACAACCTCATTCTCCTCATTTCCCTGATCGTGGTGTATCAACTTGTTCAGGACATCCTCTGGGGTTCCGACCACCCGCTGCTCGCCGACCTCGTTCCTCCGGATATGCGTACCCGCATGGTCGGCAGCATGAACACCTTCGCCCAGATCGCCGGCTTCTTCTTCATGCGCTACGCGCTCGATGGCGGTCCGAACTTCTTCGGCGAAAAGCTCCCCTACTATATCGCTGCCGCCGCCCAAGTCATCATGGTCGCCGCAGTCGCCGTCTACATCGGTCGCTTGGAAAAACCGCCCGTTAAGACGAATCGCCCAAAACTCACCATCAAACGCTATTTCTCGGACGCCTTCGCCGACAAGACCCTCCGCCGCTACCTCATCATGGTACTCACCGGAGCCTTCGCCCTCAATTGCGTGCAGGGATTCTCCTCCATGTTCGCCGTGAAGACGCTGCTCATGGAACGAGCCGACTACGGCAAAGCATGGAGCTACTTCTCCCTCGTTTCCCTCGCCAGCGCTTTCGCCATCGGTTGGGCCGTCGAGCGCTTCTGTCCAAAGCCAGTCGCCCTCGCCATCGGCTACGCCGTCATGACAGTGGGCTGCATCGTTGGCTTTTTCACCGATGGTCCGCTCACCCTCTCCATAACAGCGGTCGTATTCGCCTTCGGAGCCGTCACCTTCCAAGTCACCTACAAGGCCTTCTACACCGAGTTCCTTCCCCGCGACATTATTGGTCAGCTCAGCGGCGTGCTCAATATCTGCTACGCCCTCGGCCGTATGTCCGCTCTGGTCATGGGAGGTGCCATCATCAGCCTGCTCGGCAACGACTACCGCTACATCTGGCCCATCTCCGCCGTTTTCGCCGTCATCAGCCTCTTTCTCGTCCTCGGCATCCCCGACCCCCGTTACAACGAACGCAAGAAACAAGCCGCTGCAGCCGCCACCGGAAGCTAA
- a CDS encoding sodium:solute symporter family transporter: protein MYIDLTVVVVYLVIVTLFGLWVGRNSGKDKASYFLGGKSFGWVLIGFSLFATNISIGPFVGGTGLAGKAGLAQINPELLGGLMLTVSALIFIPLFIRSNIYTIPQFLELRFNSASKLLFGGLFACQFVFSMPLAMYTGSIAILELFQFPVNPENIRIVSLLIVLTVGSYSVFGGLKAVVVTDFVQVLIMVVGGLAVFGVGLYKIGGFSGLYEAAGADQFELLRPSDDPYFPWTAVIPGQMLHSAFFAFCSIQILQRALGAKDVNAAQSGLLLGGFLKILGIFLFTLPGIIGAQLFPEVAPDSLYATMIREFLPVGISGLVLAGMLAALMSSQDSGINAMSAVVALDVWPVFRKQASEREAIMVGKLFAGGTLIWGILAAPFFAEFPEGIYNMILKIAGYMILPTGVCYLVGRFVKRVNGAGAVATLAVGLVLNIYYVASSTIPSLRWLLPDWVANLHFYELYPFLVVLLVAILVGVSLLTAPPPPEKLACLQTPPKPVDLGPAGPWYRRFHFWWVVYIVAIVGLYLAF, encoded by the coding sequence ATGTATATCGATCTGACTGTCGTTGTCGTCTACCTCGTCATCGTGACCTTGTTTGGCCTTTGGGTCGGTCGCAATTCGGGCAAGGACAAGGCGTCCTACTTCTTGGGCGGCAAGTCTTTCGGCTGGGTGTTGATCGGGTTTTCGCTTTTCGCGACCAACATCTCGATCGGACCTTTCGTGGGTGGAACCGGTCTGGCGGGGAAGGCGGGTCTGGCCCAGATCAATCCGGAGCTGCTGGGCGGCTTGATGCTGACGGTGTCGGCTTTGATTTTCATCCCGCTGTTCATTCGCAGCAACATCTACACGATTCCGCAGTTCCTGGAGCTCCGCTTCAATTCCGCCTCCAAGCTGCTCTTCGGCGGGCTCTTCGCCTGCCAGTTCGTGTTCTCCATGCCTCTAGCCATGTACACTGGCTCGATCGCGATCTTGGAGCTGTTCCAGTTCCCGGTGAATCCGGAGAATATTCGCATCGTGTCCCTGCTGATCGTTTTGACGGTGGGGTCCTACTCGGTATTCGGGGGGCTGAAGGCGGTGGTGGTGACCGACTTCGTGCAGGTCTTGATAATGGTGGTCGGTGGGCTAGCGGTTTTTGGGGTGGGCCTTTACAAGATTGGCGGGTTCAGCGGGCTCTACGAAGCGGCGGGGGCGGACCAGTTCGAGCTGCTGCGTCCCAGCGACGATCCTTACTTTCCCTGGACGGCGGTGATTCCGGGGCAGATGCTGCACTCTGCCTTCTTCGCCTTTTGCAGTATCCAGATTCTGCAACGCGCTTTGGGCGCCAAGGACGTGAACGCCGCCCAATCCGGTTTGTTGCTCGGCGGCTTTTTGAAGATCCTCGGCATCTTCCTTTTCACCCTGCCGGGAATCATCGGAGCCCAGCTCTTTCCGGAGGTCGCTCCCGATAGCCTCTACGCTACGATGATCCGCGAGTTCCTGCCGGTGGGCATTTCCGGCTTGGTCCTGGCAGGAATGCTGGCGGCTCTGATGTCGAGCCAGGACTCTGGGATCAATGCCATGTCGGCGGTGGTTGCCCTGGACGTTTGGCCCGTTTTCCGCAAGCAAGCCAGCGAGCGGGAGGCCATCATGGTGGGCAAGCTGTTCGCGGGCGGCACCTTGATTTGGGGCATCTTGGCGGCTCCCTTCTTCGCGGAGTTTCCGGAGGGGATCTACAACATGATTCTCAAGATAGCGGGCTACATGATCTTGCCGACAGGCGTTTGTTATCTGGTCGGCCGATTCGTCAAGCGAGTGAACGGGGCAGGGGCGGTCGCAACCTTGGCCGTCGGTCTGGTGCTCAATATTTACTACGTGGCCTCCAGCACTATTCCCAGCCTGCGTTGGCTATTGCCTGACTGGGTCGCGAACCTGCACTTCTACGAGCTCTACCCCTTCCTCGTTGTCTTGCTGGTGGCCATCTTGGTGGGCGTCAGCCTGCTCACGGCGCCGCCTCCGCCGGAAAAGTTGGCCTGCCTGCAAACTCCGCCCAAGCCCGTCGACCTCGGGCCTGCTGGCCCTTGGTATCGCCGCTTCCACTTCTGGTGGGTGGTTTACATCGTGGCCATCGTAGGCCTTTATCTCGCTTTTTAA
- a CDS encoding ThuA domain-containing protein, protein MKFFVSTLSLLAAFILAGCASQKAEPLRALIVDGQNNHGVWPKSTVMMKQYLEETGLFSVDIDRTRYLWRGEQYLPEYALQDGVEPESLEEPKPDPEFKPDFSQYDLVISNFGWKAAAWPEETRTALETFLANGGGLVVVHAADNSFPEWEEYNRMIGLGGWGGRDETHGPYVYYSETGEKIVDTEKGRAGTHGDRSEFIIEIRDADHPITKGMPARWLHTEDECYGKLRGPAEEMTVLATAYSDPETRGTGRHEPMLMTIDYKQGRVFHMTLGHDVLAFQGSGFIATLQRGSEWAATGAVTQALPADFPTETEARFRPFERKP, encoded by the coding sequence ATGAAATTCTTCGTATCTACCCTATCACTACTCGCTGCCTTCATTCTTGCTGGATGCGCATCGCAAAAGGCGGAGCCCTTGCGCGCGTTGATCGTGGACGGCCAGAACAATCATGGGGTTTGGCCCAAGTCGACGGTTATGATGAAACAGTACCTTGAGGAGACTGGGCTTTTTTCGGTAGACATCGACCGCACCCGGTACCTTTGGAGGGGCGAGCAGTATTTGCCTGAGTACGCGTTGCAGGATGGAGTCGAGCCCGAGTCGCTCGAAGAGCCGAAACCGGATCCGGAATTCAAGCCGGACTTTTCGCAGTACGATCTGGTGATCTCCAATTTTGGTTGGAAGGCGGCAGCTTGGCCGGAGGAAACGCGGACTGCTTTAGAGACGTTCCTCGCCAATGGCGGTGGGCTGGTCGTAGTACATGCCGCGGATAACTCCTTTCCCGAGTGGGAGGAATACAACCGCATGATCGGTCTGGGCGGCTGGGGAGGTCGCGACGAAACGCATGGCCCTTATGTCTACTACAGCGAGACGGGTGAGAAGATTGTGGATACGGAAAAAGGCCGCGCCGGCACTCATGGAGACAGAAGCGAATTCATCATCGAGATCCGTGACGCGGACCATCCCATCACCAAAGGAATGCCGGCGCGCTGGCTGCATACGGAAGACGAGTGCTACGGTAAGTTGCGTGGTCCAGCGGAAGAAATGACAGTGCTCGCTACGGCGTATTCGGATCCTGAAACGCGCGGAACGGGGCGTCACGAACCCATGCTCATGACTATCGATTACAAGCAGGGCCGCGTTTTTCACATGACACTCGGGCACGACGTTCTGGCCTTCCAAGGATCAGGCTTCATCGCTACCTTGCAACGCGGCTCGGAATGGGCGGCCACAGGAGCGGTGACGCAGGCCTTGCCGGCAGATTTTCCGACGGAGACCGAAGCGCGCTTCCGGCCATTCGAGCGGAAACCCTAG
- a CDS encoding sulfatase-like hydrolase/transferase — MSKTPNVIVFFTDQQRWDTSGLHGCPLDITPNFDRMAQAGTHIDSSITCQPVCGPARSCLQTGLYATQTGSWRNGIPLDPNLKTIAQHFKEGGYETSYIGKWHLGTTDGAVPKHERGGYDRWLAANLLEFVSDSYDCVLFDEDDQRVKLPGYRVDAMTDAAIRYIDDANKREQPFFLFLSYLEPHHQNHLDDYPPPVGYRDKYTGRWTPPDLQALGGSSGQHLGGYYGMVKRCDEALGRIQDALRSLDMSDDTIIMYTSDHGCHFKTRNAEYKRSCHEASVRVPTAFAGPGFQGGGRRSEVMSLVDLVPTLVDAAGLGVPKEMSGRSLMPILRGESKDWANEALIQISESQVGRALRTRRWKYGIVDEQGDGQTQSSSDAYDEAFLYDLESDPYELQNLIDCESHDEVAGILRVKLLAAMERAGEKRPEVRLATRDRKTQRKVSAAEVV, encoded by the coding sequence ATGAGCAAAACCCCCAACGTAATCGTATTCTTCACGGACCAGCAGCGCTGGGACACCTCCGGCTTGCATGGTTGTCCGTTAGATATTACTCCCAATTTCGACCGCATGGCTCAGGCTGGCACCCATATCGACTCGTCGATAACCTGCCAACCCGTGTGCGGCCCGGCGCGTTCCTGCTTGCAGACAGGACTCTACGCGACCCAGACCGGCAGCTGGAGAAACGGAATCCCCTTGGATCCTAATCTCAAGACCATCGCCCAGCACTTCAAGGAAGGCGGCTACGAGACCAGCTACATCGGCAAGTGGCACCTTGGCACCACGGATGGAGCAGTGCCGAAGCACGAGCGCGGCGGCTACGATCGCTGGCTGGCGGCCAACTTGCTGGAATTCGTATCCGATTCCTATGACTGCGTGCTCTTCGATGAGGACGACCAGCGCGTGAAGCTGCCCGGCTACCGCGTCGACGCCATGACCGATGCGGCCATCCGTTACATCGACGACGCGAACAAGCGGGAGCAACCGTTTTTCCTCTTCCTTTCTTACCTCGAGCCGCACCACCAAAACCACTTGGACGACTATCCGCCTCCGGTCGGTTACCGCGACAAGTACACCGGCCGCTGGACCCCGCCCGACTTGCAAGCCTTAGGAGGCAGCTCCGGTCAGCATTTGGGCGGCTACTACGGAATGGTGAAGCGCTGCGACGAAGCGTTGGGCCGTATCCAGGATGCCTTACGCAGCTTGGACATGAGCGATGACACGATCATCATGTACACCTCCGACCACGGCTGCCACTTCAAGACGCGTAACGCAGAGTACAAGCGTTCCTGTCACGAAGCCAGCGTGCGCGTGCCTACTGCTTTTGCAGGACCCGGTTTCCAGGGGGGCGGCCGCCGCAGCGAAGTGATGAGCCTTGTAGACCTCGTGCCCACGCTCGTGGACGCCGCCGGTTTGGGCGTGCCGAAGGAAATGTCTGGTCGCTCGCTAATGCCGATTTTGCGGGGCGAGTCCAAGGACTGGGCCAACGAAGCCTTGATCCAGATATCGGAATCTCAGGTTGGCCGGGCGCTTCGCACCCGTCGCTGGAAATACGGTATCGTAGACGAGCAAGGAGACGGGCAGACCCAATCGTCCTCTGACGCTTACGACGAAGCTTTTCTCTACGACTTGGAGTCTGACCCCTACGAATTGCAGAACTTGATCGACTGCGAATCGCATGACGAAGTAGCGGGCATCCTCCGAGTGAAATTGCTGGCTGCCATGGAGCGGGCAGGGGAGAAGCGACCGGAAGTTCGCCTCGCCACTCGCGACCGTAAAACGCAACGCAAGGTGAGTGCGGCCGAGGTGGTCTGA
- a CDS encoding sulfatase — protein MGTFGFKNWIQVALLFVVASSYAQERPNVLFIVVDDLNDMIGSYGDTQVKTPHLDRLAERSLQFDLAMSSSPLCNPSRTAVLTGLPAYVTGIYENNHSFRDIPEFADWVTLPQYFRKHGYRALAGGKVFHKAAGKHSDPQSWDEIYHDKSGTAAPCDEQRWQHGMKGEFALDYYNKAIDWAALDTPKEETIDWQTADKAAKILSEESEQPLFLAVGIFRPHLPWYAPKEFFDMYPLESIQLPKTRAGDLEDVGPIGRKMAGGQAQSVIEKHGKWREAVRAYLANVSYADACVGHLLDALEKSPHADNTIVVLWGDHGFHLGEKEHWEKYTLWERANRTPLYISAPGVTKARSVSPRPVALIDLHSTLIELCGLPARDDIYGKSLVPLLKKPHRKWHPALMTHYPNNHAVRDDRYRYIRYADGFEELYDHRNDPHEFENIAGTPEAKAIIKHLRRELPKENAGWPDYERTLNQH, from the coding sequence ATGGGTACATTTGGATTTAAGAATTGGATACAAGTTGCGCTTCTTTTCGTAGTCGCTTCGAGCTACGCTCAAGAGCGTCCAAATGTACTGTTCATCGTCGTTGACGACCTCAACGACATGATCGGCTCCTATGGGGATACGCAGGTCAAGACGCCACATCTTGACCGGCTAGCCGAGCGTTCCCTGCAGTTCGACTTGGCAATGAGCTCCTCGCCCTTGTGCAACCCGTCGCGCACTGCGGTGCTGACGGGCTTGCCGGCGTATGTCACGGGGATTTATGAGAACAACCACTCTTTTCGCGACATTCCTGAGTTCGCCGATTGGGTGACTTTGCCGCAGTATTTTCGCAAGCACGGTTACCGAGCTTTAGCGGGCGGCAAGGTTTTCCATAAAGCGGCAGGAAAGCACTCTGACCCACAGTCTTGGGACGAGATCTACCATGACAAGAGCGGGACGGCGGCGCCCTGTGACGAGCAACGCTGGCAGCATGGCATGAAGGGAGAGTTCGCTTTGGACTATTACAACAAGGCGATCGATTGGGCAGCTTTGGATACGCCGAAAGAGGAGACGATTGACTGGCAAACGGCAGACAAGGCCGCGAAGATATTATCAGAGGAGAGCGAGCAGCCGCTCTTTTTGGCTGTCGGAATCTTTCGCCCGCACCTCCCGTGGTACGCTCCTAAGGAGTTTTTCGATATGTATCCGCTGGAGTCGATACAGCTTCCGAAGACCCGAGCTGGCGACCTGGAAGATGTGGGACCGATCGGTAGGAAAATGGCGGGCGGGCAAGCTCAATCAGTAATCGAAAAGCACGGGAAGTGGAGGGAAGCGGTACGCGCCTATTTAGCGAACGTATCTTATGCGGATGCCTGCGTCGGACACCTGCTGGACGCCTTGGAGAAGAGCCCGCATGCGGACAACACGATTGTGGTGCTATGGGGAGACCATGGATTCCATCTTGGAGAAAAGGAACACTGGGAGAAATATACGCTTTGGGAGCGAGCGAACCGCACGCCTCTCTACATCTCGGCCCCTGGTGTTACCAAAGCCAGGAGTGTGAGTCCTCGGCCGGTGGCGCTGATCGATTTGCATTCCACCTTGATCGAATTGTGCGGTCTACCGGCTCGTGACGACATCTATGGGAAAAGTCTGGTGCCTCTCTTGAAAAAGCCGCATCGCAAGTGGCATCCAGCCTTGATGACTCACTATCCCAATAATCATGCGGTTCGAGACGATCGGTATCGGTATATTCGATACGCCGATGGATTTGAAGAGTTGTACGATCACCGGAACGATCCTCATGAGTTTGAGAACATAGCGGGAACTCCGGAGGCGAAAGCGATCATAAAGCATTTGCGTCGGGAGCTTCCCAAAGAAAATGCAGGCTGGCCAGACTACGAACGTACTCTGAATCAGCACTAG
- a CDS encoding arylsulfatase — translation MMNRINKKGTSWLRVSLLISLSLLGFSCSAQDQAEVRRPNILIVLADDLGYSDLGCYGGEIETPVLDSLAAEGLRYSNFYNDGRCWPSRASLMTGYYAQQVAMDPVYGHDWPQWTRLLPHYLGARGYQNYLSGKWHLHHGPNQKEHSGFDRSYRLADHDRFFNPKGHCLDDVQLPAVDLSEGYYATVEIADRAISFLQEHSDYYPEDPFMLYLAFTAPHFPLHALPEDMARYDGKYDEGWDVLQERRHQRATKLGLTQGKAAVRRPEITASWSVSEERLRTELHPGEIGRAVAWDSLTAEQKRFQADKMEAHAAMVDRMDRELGRVLEQLELMGERDDTIVIFLSDNGATAEQMIRGDETAFGANPGTAESFLALGPGWSTAANSPLSLHKHWTHEGGIASPLIVNWPAGIRAAGEIRSEPTHIVDIVPTALDLADAFADDDWDGMAAPEFPGRSLVESFASEPDWEDRALFFSHSGSRGLRLGDWKAVMRRNNDQIWELYHIAEDRGETNDLAKARPELLDRLVAIWEAKHKEYKEDGLRGRDPDAEVVRIHKNW, via the coding sequence ATGATGAACCGTATCAATAAAAAGGGTACGAGTTGGCTACGCGTCAGCTTGCTGATATCACTCTCGCTGCTTGGATTTTCCTGTAGCGCCCAAGACCAGGCCGAAGTAAGGCGGCCAAACATTCTGATCGTTTTGGCTGACGACCTTGGTTACTCGGACCTTGGTTGTTATGGAGGCGAGATCGAGACGCCGGTGCTGGACTCGCTGGCGGCGGAAGGGCTGCGCTACTCGAACTTTTATAACGACGGGCGTTGCTGGCCGTCGCGGGCGAGCTTGATGACCGGCTACTACGCCCAGCAAGTGGCCATGGATCCGGTTTACGGGCATGATTGGCCGCAATGGACACGCCTTCTCCCTCACTACTTGGGAGCCCGTGGCTACCAAAACTATCTGAGCGGAAAGTGGCACTTGCATCATGGCCCCAATCAAAAGGAGCACAGCGGCTTTGACCGATCCTACCGCTTGGCTGACCACGACCGATTCTTCAACCCCAAGGGCCACTGCCTAGACGACGTGCAGCTTCCCGCTGTGGATCTCTCGGAAGGCTACTACGCGACGGTAGAGATCGCGGATCGTGCGATCTCTTTCTTGCAGGAGCACTCGGATTATTATCCCGAAGACCCGTTCATGTTGTACCTCGCTTTCACGGCTCCGCACTTTCCGCTGCATGCTCTTCCGGAAGACATGGCTCGCTACGACGGCAAGTACGACGAAGGTTGGGACGTATTGCAGGAACGCCGCCACCAGCGAGCGACGAAGTTGGGCTTGACCCAGGGTAAGGCCGCGGTGCGGCGGCCCGAGATCACTGCGAGCTGGTCTGTATCGGAAGAACGACTACGCACAGAATTGCACCCTGGCGAGATCGGCCGCGCGGTAGCGTGGGATTCGCTGACCGCGGAGCAAAAGCGATTTCAAGCCGACAAGATGGAGGCTCATGCTGCCATGGTCGACCGTATGGACAGGGAGTTGGGTCGTGTGCTGGAACAATTGGAGCTTATGGGCGAACGCGACGATACGATAGTGATTTTTCTCTCGGACAACGGCGCGACCGCGGAGCAGATGATTCGGGGAGACGAGACCGCTTTCGGCGCGAATCCCGGAACGGCGGAAAGCTTCTTGGCCTTAGGGCCAGGTTGGTCGACGGCGGCGAATTCACCCTTGTCCTTGCACAAGCATTGGACACACGAAGGCGGCATCGCGTCGCCCTTGATCGTCAATTGGCCTGCAGGCATTCGCGCGGCGGGAGAAATTCGCTCCGAGCCAACCCACATCGTGGACATCGTTCCCACTGCCTTGGATTTGGCGGACGCGTTCGCCGATGACGACTGGGATGGCATGGCCGCTCCAGAATTCCCCGGACGCAGTCTGGTGGAGAGCTTTGCCAGCGAACCCGATTGGGAGGACCGTGCGCTTTTCTTTTCCCACTCTGGAAGCCGCGGCTTGCGTTTGGGAGATTGGAAAGCGGTCATGCGTCGCAACAACGACCAGATCTGGGAGCTCTACCACATCGCTGAGGATCGCGGTGAAACCAATGACTTGGCGAAAGCGCGACCAGAGCTCTTGGACCGCTTGGTGGCGATTTGGGAAGCGAAGCACAAGGAGTACAAGGAGGACGGATTACGTGGGCGCGATCCGGATGCGGAGGTAGTGAGGATACACAAGAACTGGTAG